A part of Vulcanisaeta moutnovskia 768-28 genomic DNA contains:
- the priS gene encoding DNA primase catalytic subunit PriS: protein MPSFIDLVKVLFRNYYRGIDLSETSDLEKREFGFQFFDKEGMIRHASFRNSDELRHYLISNVPSHVYYSSALYNDPANPDMDAKGWLGADLIFDIDGDHLPTPNCQGAELMTLECLNDATDEVSKLIDSLIEDFGFSDSSIKIFFSGHRGYHVHIELPEIRGLMDDERREIIDYLLLRGFDIERLIRGNAVLIDARLRGIGGRLASLIHELDPELLNNLSSKKRLSKSLIRKLNTLNSVISERLSIHIDEVVTMDIHRLIRMPNSLHGKTGLRVVKVGPSDLERGADFIIDKAIQFRRGTLTLRLIKKVPVRRVLGEDVVGDEGSIIKVPTYVGIYLVISGWGELVD from the coding sequence ATGCCCAGTTTTATTGATTTAGTAAAGGTATTATTTAGGAATTATTATCGAGGTATTGACCTATCGGAAACCAGTGACCTAGAGAAGAGGGAGTTCGGTTTTCAATTCTTCGATAAGGAGGGAATGATTAGGCATGCTAGTTTTAGAAATAGCGACGAGCTAAGGCATTACTTAATAAGTAATGTGCCATCCCACGTCTACTACTCATCAGCGCTCTACAATGACCCAGCAAACCCCGATATGGACGCTAAGGGTTGGCTAGGTGCTGACTTGATTTTTGACATTGATGGTGATCACTTACCAACACCCAACTGTCAAGGTGCTGAATTAATGACGCTTGAGTGCTTAAATGATGCCACGGATGAAGTTAGTAAGCTCATTGATTCCCTCATTGAGGACTTCGGCTTCTCTGACTCATCAATTAAGATATTCTTTAGTGGTCATAGGGGTTATCATGTACATATTGAATTACCTGAGATTAGGGGATTAATGGATGATGAGAGGAGGGAGATCATAGATTACCTGCTTCTCCGTGGTTTTGACATAGAACGCCTAATCAGGGGTAATGCTGTTCTCATAGATGCTAGGTTAAGGGGTATTGGTGGTAGGTTGGCGTCCCTAATCCATGAATTGGATCCTGAATTACTTAATAACCTTAGTAGTAAGAAGAGATTGAGTAAGTCCTTAATTCGGAAACTAAATACACTTAATTCCGTAATTAGTGAGAGGCTTTCCATACACATAGATGAGGTGGTGACCATGGACATACATAGATTAATTAGGATGCCTAATTCATTGCATGGTAAGACAGGGCTTAGAGTCGTTAAGGTAGGTCCAAGTGATCTAGAGAGGGGTGCTGATTTTATTATTGATAAGGCAATACAATTTAGAAGGGGTACATTAACGCTTAGGCTTATTAAGAAGGTACCAGTTAGGAGGGTTTTGGGTGAGGATGTCGTGGGTGATGAGGGCAGTATTATTAAAGTGCCCACATATGTCGGTATATATCTAGTAATTAGTGGTTGGGGTGAGTTAGTTGATTAG
- a CDS encoding 50S ribosomal protein L44e, translated as MKFPKVVRAYCPRCNAYTDHTVTIYSHGKRRNLAEGQRRYLRKLKGYGSSRKPKQKRFAKTTKKIVVKLQCRQCGYVLLRPIGRLKKLEIVETK; from the coding sequence GTGAAGTTTCCTAAGGTTGTGAGAGCCTACTGCCCAAGGTGTAATGCGTATACGGACCACACAGTTACGATATATAGCCATGGGAAGAGGAGGAACTTAGCCGAGGGGCAGAGAAGATACTTAAGGAAGCTTAAGGGTTATGGTTCAAGCAGGAAGCCTAAGCAGAAGAGATTTGCTAAGACTACAAAGAAGATCGTCGTTAAGCTTCAATGCAGGCAGTGCGGTTATGTATTATTAAGACCAATTGGTAGGTTAAAGAAGCTTGAGATAGTTGAAACAAAGTGA
- a CDS encoding 30S ribosomal protein S27e: MPSNWRSVLVPRPRSRFLRVRCNNCGNEQVVFDRPAMAVRCLVCGNVLIEPTGSKGKIVGATVVATYE; the protein is encoded by the coding sequence ATGCCCAGTAATTGGCGTTCAGTCCTTGTTCCAAGGCCGAGATCAAGGTTCCTAAGGGTTAGGTGTAATAATTGTGGTAATGAGCAGGTGGTCTTCGATAGACCAGCCATGGCCGTTAGGTGCCTGGTCTGTGGCAATGTCCTGATAGAACCAACCGGTAGTAAGGGTAAGATTGTTGGCGCAACAGTAGTTGCGACGTACGAGTAA
- a CDS encoding translation initiation factor IF-2 subunit alpha, protein MSKREEKLDDIKKSVFSVRIARKELPEIGELVIGTVYRILEHGAYVLLDEYGGLEAYAPINEIVQSWFHDIKDYLRPGQKTVFRVIRVDARRRLIDISLRRVKEEEKKEKLARWKRTIRGVKLLELVAKRLNITLDRALQDFGWKLEDYYGDFLSIFENVVKYGPVDLRKLGLSDNVINAIMEVAKERIEVEPVEISGIIRMINIKPDGVKHIRDVLLKAMELARKEGAESVKIYTIGPPRYRIDIMGRDPKKLEQVLKDVVNLVTTEIKRRGGEASFTRIGE, encoded by the coding sequence ATGAGTAAGAGGGAGGAGAAGTTAGACGATATTAAGAAGAGTGTTTTCTCGGTCAGGATTGCTAGGAAGGAATTACCCGAAATAGGTGAATTGGTTATTGGCACGGTATATAGAATACTGGAGCATGGCGCTTATGTCCTTCTTGATGAGTATGGAGGTTTAGAGGCCTATGCGCCAATAAATGAGATAGTTCAATCATGGTTTCACGATATTAAGGACTACCTAAGGCCGGGTCAGAAGACTGTTTTTAGAGTTATCAGGGTTGATGCACGTAGGAGGCTCATAGATATCTCGCTTAGGAGAGTCAAGGAAGAGGAGAAGAAGGAGAAACTAGCTAGATGGAAGAGGACAATTAGGGGTGTTAAGCTTCTTGAGCTTGTTGCCAAGAGATTAAACATTACGCTTGATAGAGCTTTACAGGATTTTGGTTGGAAGCTCGAGGACTACTATGGAGACTTTCTATCGATTTTTGAGAATGTGGTAAAGTATGGACCTGTGGACCTCAGGAAATTAGGACTTAGCGATAATGTTATTAACGCCATTATGGAGGTTGCTAAGGAGAGGATCGAGGTAGAACCTGTGGAGATTTCAGGTATTATTAGGATGATAAACATTAAACCTGATGGTGTTAAGCACATCAGGGATGTACTGCTTAAGGCCATGGAGTTGGCTAGGAAGGAGGGCGCTGAGAGTGTTAAGATATATACAATTGGTCCTCCCAGGTATAGGATAGACATTATGGGCAGGGATCCGAAGAAATTGGAACAAGTTCTGAAGGATGTAGTTAATCTAGTCACCACAGAGATCAAGAGGAGGGGTGGGGAGGCAAGTTTCACCAGGATAGGCGAGTAA
- a CDS encoding RNA-protein complex protein Nop10, giving the protein MDSILRRCRNCGRYTMRKDKCPYCGGDLEIPHPPKFSPEDKYGRYRLLMKIMSGKIKLDKSVISAVLGLTSTDSKAQ; this is encoded by the coding sequence ATGGATTCAATACTAAGGAGGTGCAGGAACTGCGGTAGGTATACAATGAGGAAGGACAAGTGTCCATACTGTGGTGGTGATCTTGAAATTCCGCATCCACCTAAATTCTCGCCTGAGGATAAGTACGGTAGGTACAGATTATTAATGAAGATAATGAGTGGTAAAATAAAGCTTGATAAAAGCGTTATATCGGCGGTTTTGGGATTAACCTCAACCGATTCTAAGGCCCAGTGA
- a CDS encoding STT3 domain-containing protein produces MSKAKAVSKAKMESITQVVPTVPLDVRVTQWVAMLSAVVSFTLLAYYLRLYPVLLYGWYINEFDPYIRLFMTEQMLKYGTIKGLFWWLHKGYGALFTHFWYPWGVNWTVVLSPGVSWFGVLAYKVLSHLGFDLVQSVVLLPAIANAAVVPAMFYLGYRLGGKYVGLLAALWSVFSTMLLQRGTAGWFAAEPLFQFIATLGIAFYIESLIRKDNYWILFAVLSAIFNGITTWVWGSYVFLWNFYGLFTIVILLYLLIRIARRQNLPFTIDKLVITYVLTDLGFSAFVAITPRYGFHTLISGMGGVANAALLFSIIAYALIKLYPRYPRIMVPIIRYFLMAIVVLVVAVIGLSFTSIGGKFLGALAPFARSAIVQSVAEHSPSTLQQSMYNISITIPFMIYTMILSIMSLSLPVILISLGSLVAAYFASSEVWLFMLLGLFWVPAAAYGFVKLTELALNRRIVIGLSLAALLGIILAIALIVNIQPALSMSIMPQQIVSTVTPPIPTPDWLDALQWLSYNTPPNATVLSWWDYGYWIAVIGNRTSLADNSTVNGTQIALIGNFFMSNPYNYTGVLEKLNELHDPQYILIFEPYYIYGPVNMTNYGLGSICILIPEYPAGGDFAKSYWMARIAGYTNNYILNTFIYPAPVGSSTIYVPYANNTFYAAYNVTLYSLMFNSEVVSASYAVWSTCTVNNIPAYWIFEGVPTIMPGASLTSAKLTYIGIPGYNGPTTPWSLLWYPPPWAQLVYVSRPYGWVIIYKVNYSLLNALARNQTLINQ; encoded by the coding sequence ATGAGTAAGGCAAAGGCCGTGAGTAAGGCTAAAATGGAGTCTATTACGCAGGTAGTACCTACTGTGCCACTTGATGTGAGGGTTACGCAGTGGGTTGCGATGCTTTCAGCCGTGGTCTCATTCACACTACTTGCATATTACCTGAGACTTTACCCTGTGTTGCTTTATGGTTGGTACATAAATGAGTTTGACCCATACATAAGGCTCTTCATGACCGAACAAATGCTTAAGTATGGAACCATCAAGGGACTTTTTTGGTGGCTTCATAAGGGTTATGGTGCACTATTCACACATTTCTGGTATCCATGGGGTGTTAACTGGACAGTAGTACTATCGCCAGGTGTTTCATGGTTTGGGGTACTTGCATACAAGGTACTGTCGCACTTGGGTTTTGATCTAGTACAATCGGTAGTTTTGCTTCCAGCAATTGCAAACGCCGCAGTGGTCCCAGCAATGTTTTACCTTGGCTACAGACTTGGCGGTAAGTATGTGGGACTATTAGCGGCTCTATGGTCTGTATTTTCAACAATGCTTCTTCAGAGGGGTACGGCTGGTTGGTTCGCGGCTGAACCATTATTTCAATTTATAGCGACACTAGGCATTGCCTTCTATATCGAGTCCCTGATTAGGAAGGATAATTACTGGATACTTTTTGCGGTGCTTTCGGCAATATTTAATGGAATAACGACTTGGGTGTGGGGTTCCTACGTATTCCTATGGAATTTCTACGGCTTATTCACAATAGTAATACTACTTTACCTGCTCATTAGGATAGCTAGGAGACAAAACCTACCATTCACCATTGATAAGCTTGTGATAACCTACGTACTCACTGACCTTGGGTTCTCGGCCTTTGTAGCAATAACCCCTAGATATGGCTTCCACACATTGATATCTGGAATGGGTGGCGTCGCCAATGCCGCTTTATTATTCTCAATAATCGCTTATGCCCTAATTAAGCTATACCCAAGGTACCCAAGGATTATGGTCCCTATAATTAGGTACTTCCTCATGGCTATTGTAGTGCTCGTGGTCGCCGTAATAGGACTAAGCTTCACATCGATAGGTGGTAAGTTCCTTGGTGCATTAGCGCCATTTGCCAGGAGCGCAATTGTACAGAGCGTTGCTGAGCACTCCCCATCAACTCTCCAACAGAGCATGTACAATATATCAATAACAATACCGTTTATGATATACACAATGATCCTCTCCATAATGTCACTATCACTTCCAGTAATACTAATTAGTCTTGGATCACTGGTCGCAGCCTACTTCGCATCGTCAGAGGTCTGGCTATTCATGCTGCTCGGCCTATTTTGGGTGCCGGCTGCAGCATATGGCTTTGTAAAACTCACTGAGTTAGCACTAAATAGGCGCATAGTTATTGGACTTTCCTTAGCAGCCCTTCTCGGTATTATATTGGCAATCGCTCTCATTGTTAATATTCAACCTGCACTGTCAATGTCCATAATGCCGCAGCAAATAGTTAGTACTGTAACGCCACCAATACCAACGCCTGACTGGCTTGATGCGCTTCAGTGGTTGTCTTACAATACACCGCCAAATGCTACTGTGCTCTCATGGTGGGATTACGGCTATTGGATCGCTGTTATAGGTAATAGGACTAGCCTAGCTGATAATTCAACAGTAAATGGTACACAGATAGCGTTGATAGGTAATTTCTTCATGTCGAACCCCTATAATTACACGGGTGTTTTGGAAAAACTGAATGAGCTTCATGATCCACAGTATATACTGATTTTTGAGCCATATTATATATATGGACCTGTAAATATGACAAATTATGGCTTAGGATCAATATGCATTCTCATACCTGAGTATCCAGCGGGTGGTGATTTTGCAAAGAGCTATTGGATGGCAAGGATAGCCGGCTATACCAATAATTACATACTAAATACATTTATTTATCCTGCCCCGGTGGGCTCCTCAACCATTTACGTACCATATGCCAACAACACCTTCTATGCGGCTTATAACGTCACACTCTACAGCCTAATGTTTAACTCAGAGGTTGTTAGCGCGTCATATGCTGTGTGGTCAACATGCACTGTGAATAATATTCCGGCTTATTGGATATTTGAGGGTGTACCAACAATAATGCCAGGGGCAAGCCTCACATCAGCTAAATTAACCTACATAGGCATACCTGGTTATAATGGTCCCACAACACCCTGGTCTCTCCTATGGTATCCACCACCCTGGGCCCAATTAGTATATGTCTCTAGACCATATGGTTGGGTAATAATATACAAGGTTAATTACAGTCTCCTCAATGCATTAGCACGTAATCAAACACTTATTAATCAATAA
- a CDS encoding aldose 1-epimerase, whose translation MGCLEVSSYTSRAVICNRGAYLLEWSVSGKDIILPGDPDRPTWSGMAIMIPFANRIKNGEYEFEGIKYSLPRNKEGHAIHGLILNEEWSITYIGENSVSLEHVLKHPDYPTELTSIIKYTLVEGELDVEFIIKNTGLRSAPLVVGAHPYFIVSNDWMINTQGEILMCETVNKIPTGKLIPVDLNNTERREFDDCFLVNGDITLESHYSTIKIIRHGMPYIQIFTGVPNAIAIEPMSGAPDAYHNGMGLTIIKPGEEKNFRFTIKVLRA comes from the coding sequence GTGGGTTGTCTCGAAGTAAGTAGTTACACCTCGAGGGCTGTAATATGCAATAGGGGTGCGTACTTACTCGAGTGGTCGGTCTCAGGCAAGGATATAATACTACCTGGTGATCCTGATAGACCAACGTGGAGCGGCATGGCAATAATGATACCCTTCGCGAACAGGATCAAGAATGGAGAATACGAATTTGAAGGCATAAAGTACTCGCTACCTAGGAATAAGGAGGGCCATGCAATTCATGGCCTCATCTTAAACGAGGAATGGAGCATAACATACATCGGTGAGAACAGTGTCTCGCTCGAACATGTTCTTAAACACCCTGATTATCCAACGGAATTAACATCAATAATCAAATACACACTAGTTGAAGGAGAACTCGATGTTGAGTTTATCATTAAAAATACAGGACTCAGGAGCGCACCATTAGTTGTTGGTGCTCATCCATACTTTATAGTCAGTAATGACTGGATGATAAATACTCAGGGAGAGATATTAATGTGTGAGACAGTTAATAAGATACCAACCGGCAAATTAATACCTGTTGATCTAAATAACACAGAAAGAAGGGAATTTGATGATTGCTTCTTGGTTAATGGCGACATAACCCTAGAGTCCCACTACTCAACAATTAAGATCATAAGGCATGGTATGCCCTACATACAAATATTCACGGGAGTGCCTAATGCCATAGCCATAGAGCCGATGAGCGGAGCACCAGACGCGTACCATAATGGCATGGGACTAACTATAATAAAGCCAGGGGAGGAAAAGAACTTTAGGTTCACGATAAAGGTACTAAGGGCTTAG